The stretch of DNA tccctccctccatgtctcttccctctcatgttcccctccctccctccctccctccctccccccccctccctcctccctccctcctccctccctccctccctcctccctcctccatgtctcttccctctcctgttcccctgcctccctccctccatgcctcttccctctcatgttcccctccctccatgcctcttccctctcatgttcccctcctcctccatacctcttccctctcatgttcccctccctccatgcctcttccctctcatgttcccctccctccctccatgcctcttccctctcctgttcccctgcctccctcctccatgcctcttccctctcctgttcccctgcctcctctctccatgcctcttccctctcctgttcccctgcctccctctctccatgcctcttccctctcctgttcccctgcctccctcctccatgcctcttccctctcatgttcccctccctccatgcctcttcctctcatgttcctcctcctccatagcctCTTCCCTCTcatgttcccctccctccatgcctcttccctctcatgttcccctccctccctccatgcctcttccctctcctgttcccctgcctccctccctccatgcctcttccctctcctgttcccctccctccctgcctcttccctctcctgttcccctgcctccctccctccatgcctcttccctctcctgttcccctccctccctccatgcctcttccctctcctgttcccctccctccctccatgcctcttccctctcctgttccccctcctccctctctccatgcctcttccctctcctgttcccctccctccatgcctcttccctctcctgttcccctccctccctccctgcctccctccctgcctccctccctccatgcctcttccctctcctgttcccctccctccctccatgcctcttccctctcctgttcccctgcctccctccctccatgcctcttccctctcctgttcccctccctcctcctgcctcctcctgcctccctccctccatgtctcttccctcctgttcccctccctccctccatgcctcttccctctcctgttcccctgcctccctctctccatgcctcttccctctcctgttcccctccctccctccatgcctcttccctctcctgttccctccctccctccatgcctcttccctctcctgttcccctccctccctccatgcctcttccctctcctgttcccctgcctccctccctccatgcctcttccctctcctgttcccctgcctccctccctccatgcctcttccctctcatgttcccctccctccctccctccctccctccctccatcctccctccctcctcctgttcccctccctccctccatgcctcttccctctcatgttcccctgcctccctccctccctccctccctcctccctccctgcctccctccctccatgcctcttccctctcatgttcccctccctccctccctccctccctccctcccctccctccctccatccctccctcccctcctgttccctccctccctccctcctccctccttccctccctccatccctcctccctcctgttcccctccctccctccatgcctcttccctctcatgttcccctccctccatgcccttccctccctccctccctccctccatgcctcttcctctcctgttcctccctccctccatccctcttccctccctccctccctccctccctccctccatgcctccctctctccatgcctcttccctctcctgttcccctccctccctccatgcctcttccctctcatgttcccctccctccctccctccatgcctcttccctctcctgttcccctgcctccctccctgcctcttccctctcctgttcccctgcctccctccctccatgcctcttccctctcatgttcccctccctccatgttgctGCTTGCCTCCATGTTATCACAAAGAGAAGTTAGCTCTTTTAGCTAacagttagctaacattagttataTTAAGGTAAAGTACACTCTTTAAGGAGAAGTTAGCTAGTTAGTCATATTGAGGTAAAGTACACTATTTAAGGAGAAGTTAGCTAGTTAGTCATATTGAGGTAAAGTACACTATTTAAGGAGAAGTTAGCTAGTTAGTCATATTGAGGTAAAGTACACTCTTTAAGGAGAAGTTAGCTAGTTAGTCATATTGAGGTAAAGTACACTATTTAAGGAGAAGTTAGCTAGTTAGTCATATTGAGGTAAAGTACACTATTTAAGGAGAAGTTAGCTAGTTAGTCATATTAAGGTAAAGTACACTATTTAATGAGAAGTTAGCTAGTTAGTCATATTGAGGTAAAGTACACTATTTAAGGAGaagttagctagttagttagcaaGTATTGTGTGCTGTCCAGCGGGACAGTACTATGTGACTGTACTATATTTGTTACATTGTACTTACTAGAACAGTTATAGTGTATTAAGAACTTATGCGAAGGGTATACTAAAACTAAATAACACAACATTTGCCCATAGCCCCCATGGAAACTGCTATCCGTTTATCTCTTAGTGTCACATGACAATAGGCCATACAGGAACTCATATGGTAACTTGATCATCAGAGACTTTTGTGAGAAAAACGAATCAGGTCATTATGCAACAGATGGAGCCGTTGAATTGGTGAGACTGAAATGCTGCTCTGGTTGTTTTTATCCTGGATTGTCAATatggctgcttctctctctctctctctctctctctgtctctctctctctctctgtctctctctctgtctctctctgtctctgtctctgtctctctccctgcctctctctctctctctctctctatgtatataatctaatatataataatcctgcctctccctctctgtctctctctctccctgcctctaatctctctctctctgtgaataatatatgtaataatatctctctctctctaatctctctctctaatgtctcctctctctctctctccctaatctctctccctaataaaaaatctaataatgtccctctctccctgcctctctctctctctctctctctctctctctctctctccctctctctctccctctctctctctctctccctctctcctctctctctctctccctctctctctctctctctctctctctcctgcctccctctctctctctctctccctctctctctctctctctctctcgctctccctctctctctctcgctctctgccaaGAAGAAACCTGTTTGTAGTTCTCCTGGAATTTGGCAGTGGCTTGAAATGGAAAAGATATTCATTGAATTGATTTATAAGGAATAAATGACACGTACAGACAATAAGATGTTATGTAACTACTTGAATATGGAATATActctgagtgcacaaaacattaggaacacctgatcTTTCTATGACATCGACTGACCagggtgaaagctatgatcccttattgatgtcacttgttaaatccacaaggtactcctaatgttttgtacactcagtgtattctaTCACATGTACATCTTTCTGGTAAAGATGATCGCTAAATGACTGAAATAGAAAGAAATTAACCTAAATTAACCTAAATTAAaattattaatgtgtgtgtgtgtgtgtgtgtgtgtgtgtgtgtgtgtgtgtgtgtgtgtgtgtgtgtgtgtgtgtgtgtgtgtgtgtgtgtgtgtgtgtgtgtgtgtgtgtgtgtgtgtgtgtgtgtgtgtgtgtgtaatgtgtgtgtgtgtgtgtgtaatgtgtgtgtgtgtgtgtaatgtgtgtagtgtgtgtgtgtaatgtgtgtgtgtgtgtgtgtgtgtgtgtgtgtgtgtgtgtgtgtgtgtgtgtgtaatgtgtgtgtaacagtagGTTATCAAGCTATGAAGCCAGTCAGAGTGAAGGGAACCACCTCCCTGTGCAGATACAGATAAGCCTTCCCTGCTCACCTACTACAGCTTTCAGGGTTACTAGCCTGAGTCCCAAATTCCACCCTAtactctatatagtgcactactaccacagagccctggtcaaaagtagtgcactataaagggaatagggtgccatttgggacgccgaCTATGAACACAATACACCTTTCAGTTCAGTTGGCTAAAACTGTAAACTCAGCCCTTCATGTGTCTCACAAAAACATCCTCCAGGCTGAGGGTTGGACTGAGCCCCCACTCCACGTATCCCCTctagtcaattcaattcaaggggctgttttggcatgggaaacatatgttaacattgccaaagcaagcgaagtagataataaacaattaCAAAtggaacagtaaacattacactcacaaaagttccaaaagaataaagacatttcaaatgtcatattatgtctatatacggTATTGTAACGTAGTAAATATagttaataaaatacaaaataggaaataaataaacatactctccgctctcctcctcctcctccccccccctctacttctctctatgtcctctcctcctccccccctctacttctctctatgtcctctcctcctcctccccccctctacttctctctatgtcctctcctcctcctcccccctctacttctctctacgtcctctcctcctccccccctctacttctctctatgtcctctcctcctcccccccccctctacttctctctatgtcctctcctcctcctccccctctacttctctctacgtcctctcctcctcctccccctctacttctctctacgtcctctcctcctcctccccctctacttctctctatgtcctctccacctcctcccccctctacttctctctacgtcctctcctcctcctccccctctacttctctctgcgtcctctcctcctcctccccctctacttctctctacgtcctctcctcctcctcctcccctctacttctctctatgtcctctcctcctcccccccctctacttctctctacgtcctctcctcctcctccccctctacttctctctatgtcctctcctcctcctccccctctacttctctctacgtcctctcctcctcctcccctctacttctctctatgtcctctcctcctcctcctccccctctacttctctctatgtcctctcctcctcctcccctctacttctctctacgtcctctcctcctcctcccccctctacttctctctatgtcctctccctcctcctccccctcctctacttctctctacgtcctctcctcctcctccccctctacttctctctatgtcctctcctcctcctccccctctacttctctctatgtcctctcctcctcccccctctacttctctctatgtcctctcctcctcctccccctctacttctctctatgtcctctccacctcctcctcctcctctacttctctctacgtcctctcctcctcctccccctctacttctctctatgtcctctcctcctcctcccctctacttctactcctctctctctatcctctctcctcctccccccctctacttctctctatgtcctctccctcctcctccccctctacttctctctatgtcctctcctcctcccctctacttctctctatgtcctctcctcctcctccccctctacttctctctacgtcctctcctcctcctcccctctacttctctctatgtcctctcctcctcctccccccctctacttctctctatgtcctctcctcctcctccccctctacttctctctatgtcctctcctcctcctcctctacttctctctatgtcctctcctcctcctccccctctacttctctctatgtcctctcctcctcctcccctctacttctctctacgtcctctcctcctcctccccctctacttctctctatgtcctctcctcctcctccccctctacttctctctatgtcctctcctcctcctccccctctacttctctctatgtcctctcctcctcctccccctctacttctctctatgtcctctcctcctcctccccctctacttctctctcgtcctctctcctcctccccctctacttctctctctgtcctctcctcctcctcctcccccccctctacttctctctatgtcctctcctcctcctccccctctacttctctctatgtcctctcctcctcctcctccccctctacttctctctacgtcctctcctcctcctcccccctctacttctctctacgtcctctccacctcctccccctctacttctctctatgtcctctcctcctcctccccctctacttctctctatgtcctctcctcctcctccccctctacttctctctacgtcctctcctcctcctcccctcctctacttctctctatgtcctctcctcctcctccccctctacttctctctatgtcctctcctcctcctccccccctctacttctctctacgtcctctcctcctcctccccctctacttctctctatgtcctctcctcctccccctctacttctctctacgtcctctcctcctcctcccccctctacttctctctacgtcctctcctcctcctcccccctctacttctctctatgtcctctcctcctcctcccctctacttctctctatgtcctctcctcctccccctctacttctctctatgtcctctcctcctccccccctctacttctctctatgtcctctcctcctcctccccctctacttctctctatgtcctctctcctcctccccctctacttctctctatgtcctctcctcctcctcccctctacttctctctatgtcctctcctcctcccctcctctacttctctctatgtcctctcctcctcctccccctctacttctctctatgtcctctccacctcctcctccccctctacttctctctatgtcctctcctcctcctccccccctctctacttctctctcctctcctcctcctccccctctacttctctctatgtcctctccacctcctcctccccctctacttctctctgtcctctccctcctccccctctacttctctctcgtcctctcctcctcctcctccccccctctacttctctctacgtcctctcctcctcctcctcctctacttctctctatgtcctctcctcctcctcccctcctctacttctctctatgtcctctcctcctcctccccctctacttctctctatgtcctctcctcctcctcccctctacttctctctatgtcctctcctcctcctcctcctctacttctctctatgtcctctcctcctcctcctcccctctacttctctctatgtcctctcctcctccccccctctacttctctctatgtcctctcctcctcccctcctctacttctctctatgtcctctcctcctcccctcctctacttctctctatgtcctctcctcctcctccccctctacttctctctatgtcctctcctcctcccctccccctacttctctctatgtcctctcctcctcctcccccctctacttctctctatgtcctctcctcctccccttctctacttctctctacgtcctctcctccctccccccctacttctctctcgtcctctcctcctccccctctacttctctctatgtcctctccacctccctcccctctacttctctctatgtcctctcctcctcctccccctctacttctctctatgtcctctcctcctcctccccctctacttctctctacgtcctctcctcctcctccccctctacttctctctatgtcctctcctcctcctcctccccctctacttctctctacgtcctctcctcctcccccccccctctacttctctctatgtcctctcctccccctccccctctacttctctctatgtcctctcctcctcctcccctctacttctctctatgtcctctcctcctccccctctacttctctctatgtcctctcctcctccccctctacttctctctatgtcctctctcctcctcctctacttctctctatgtcctctcctcctccccccctctacttctctctatgtcctctcctcctcctccccctctacttctctctatgtcctctcctcctcctcccccctctacttctctctatgtcctctcctcctcctcccctctacttctctctcgtcctccctcctcctccccctctacttctctctatgtcctctcctcctcctccccctctacttctctctatgtcctctcctcctcctccccctctacttctctctatgtcctctcctcctccccccctctacttctctctatgtcctctcctcctcctccccctctacttctctctatgtcctctcctcctcctcccccctctacttctctctatgtcctctcctcctcctccccctctacttctctctatgtcctctcctcctcctccccctctacttctctctatgtcctctcctcctcctccccctctacttctctctatgtcctctcctcctcccctcctctacttctctctatgtcctctcctcctcctccccctctacttctctctatgtcctctcctcctccccccctctacttctctctatgtcctctcctcctccccctctacttctctctatgtcctctcctcctcctcccctctacttctctctatgtcctctcctcctcctccccctctacttctctctatgtcctctcctcctcctccccctctacttctctctacgtcctctcctcctcctccctctcttctctctatgtcctctcctcctcctccccctctacttctctctatgtcctctccacctcctccccctctacttctctctatgtcctctcctcctcctcctctacttctctctatgtcctctcctcctccccctctacttctctctacgtcctctcctcctccccccctctacttctctctacgtcctctcctcctcctcctctcctctctacttctctctatgtcctctccacctcctcctcctccccctctacttctctctacgtcctctcctcctcctccccctctacttctctctcgtcctctcctcctcctccccctctcttctctctacgtcctctcctcctcccccctctacttctctctatgtcctctcctcctcccctcctctacttctctctatgtcctctcctcctcccctcctctacttctctctacgtcctctcctcctcctccccctctacttctctctacgtcctctcctcctcctccccctctacttctctctacgtcctctcctcctccccctctacttctctctacgtcctctcctcctccccctctacttctctctacgtcctctcctcctcctcctcccctctacttctctctacgtcctctcctcctcctccccccctctacttctctctacgtcctctcctcctcctctcctaggctcttctctcacctccccctcctcctgcccacCCCCTCTACTCATTCAATTCAaaggtctttattggcatggggaaacatgtgtttacattgccaaagcaaagtgaaataggtcacaaatcttgctgctctgatggcacactggtatttcacccaatagatatgggagtttttcaaaattggattcgTTTTTTCTAATTatttgtgtaatctgagggaaatgtgtttCTAATATGGCCATACATACTCTCAATCTCCTCCACCCACACCTCATTCTCCAacatactccctctctcctctcacttatactcctccctccttttctctcctctttcctcctccctcccctccccctctccgtccTAATACTCCAGGCCAGCTCCAGGGCCAGGCAGGGAGGCCAGAACAATGCTCCTTTCAGCCGTCTGTTTACTAAGTCTAGCCCACTGATGTTCACTGGGCCTGAATACATTTATAACTTAGCTACAATAGTAAAGCCAGTGCTGTGTCTGTGTCACTGCAGTCACTTATGAAGGTGGAGTAGATAATAACTTTAACTCAGGAACGAACGGGCATAGGTTACATTCCTGGCACACCTCACTCTAAAAACAGCTAggaggctaacgttagctaggagGCTAGTTAGCTAGGAGGCTAACGTTAGCTTGGCTAGGGGTTAGGGCtcacgagtggcgcagcggtctaaggcactgcatctcagtgctagaagcataaataaataaaaaataaataaaaaatgaaggTTACGTTTTGGAGTTaggtttaaagggttaaggttggggttaggttagctaacatgctaagtagttgaaaagttgctaattagctcaaatgctaacATGGTCCATGATGAGTTTCAAACtcgcccgaaccatgaaaaacagcccgagaccattattcctactccaccaaactttaccgttggcactatgcattcaggcaggcaGCATTCTCCCGGCATTCGTAAACCCAGATTCGCCACACCCAGATTCgcccagatggtgaagcgtgattcatcactccagagaacgcgtttccactgctccagagtctaatggcggcgatctttacaccactccagcagatgcttggaattgcgcatggtgatcttaggcttgtgtgcggctgctcggtcatggaaacccatttcatgaaggtcccgatgaacagttcttgtgctgacgttgcttccggaggcagtttggaactcggtagcgagtgttgcaaccaaggacagacgatttttgcGCGCTGCTTGTTCAGCACTCgctggtcccgttctgtgagcttgtgttgcctaccactttacggctgagccgttgttgctcctagacaatagctgcacttacagttgaccgggacagctctagtagggcagacattttacgacctgacttgttggaaaggtggcatcttatgttgaaagtcactgagctattCAGCGTTGGCCATTcctattgccaatgtttgtctatggagattgcatggcggtgtgcttgatttaatacacctgtcagcaacgggtgtggctgatatagccgaatccactaatgtgacgggttgtccacatacttttgtagtgCATTTACCAACCTTTGTGGTTAGTTCTACCAACACATAGACGTACATTTACCAACCTCTGTGGTTCTATTTGTTACCGTGTTTATTACAGTGTACTGGATTTGAACAATGTagtcgtcacacacacacaagagaacCATGACAAACACATTAAATATAGTACTTAGCTATGATGATATATTTATGAGAGTGATCCGATTCCAGTATCATGTTGTTCTATACAGTCTGTCGGCAATAATATGTCCTCTACATTTCAATGGTTTCCGCCCACCCACCTCCTTTGTTGCAGCATTTACGTTCTAGAACAACACATCAATCCAGTTTTCTTTTAATGTAGTGATTAAATAATCCTTACCATCCTCACAAAATTGTTCGGTTCTAACCTAAAATGGTAGCCTACTTacatactgacatatatattattCTGCTGGAAATAAATGTTAACCTAAATATATTTCGAAAATAAATATTATCCTAACGATACTGTTGCTTATTTGACTACACAACAGTGTAATTATCAAAACAAAAGTAGATTGAAACAGATTTTTAATAAGAAGCAGTTATTTATTGTTCGAAGCGTTTTTCAATAATGCAATGAACAGCATCAAGCAATGGAGTAGAATGATCCAACGAGCACGGATGTGATTGGTTCGTGGGTCTCACTCCTACCCATTTAACCACTCCCCCAACACAGCATTTGTCAATAACACCATAAACAGACAGTATCAGAAAAAAACAATCATATAGTAACAGTAAACCAATATCTGTTGAAATTGAGGTATGTTTTCTCTCCTACATCTAATGTAAACAGAAATACATTACATTTAGATACCAGGTCCTTTTACATGTCTATCGGTGGTTCAGTCCCACTGAATGTGTCACAAAAGTCATTGTAGTCTTTCTGCATGAAATCTTCACTCTGCATCACGTCGTTATCTGACGGGAAATACTGCATACTGTTACTCTCCTGCTCCTCTTGGTACAAATCCCCTAAATTGAAGAAGGGGAACTGCTGGCACTTGGCCAGTTGTCGAGGGAAGAACCGTGCTGCCGTTGTTGTGAGATCTGGACTGTCGAGGAGAGCGCCCCTTGCGTTCTCTAGCACGCCTAGATACGAGTCCATGTCTGTGAAATCAGTTTCGCAGTCAGACCCACTGTCTGTGCCGATGGAGTCCGAACGCATATGCATCATCTGGTATTTTTCGTGCATCAGGAACTGGTTGGTGTTCCTCGGCGCTCTCATTCCCGGCGCTCTGTTGCCTTTGATGTTGACAGGACGCAGTGACGTCATCGTACGAGGTGGTCGGTTCTGTTTGTAGAACTGGCtggggtggtgaggatgatgatgatgatgtccatgcacccttcctctcttcccccgaTACCCGTGCTGCCTCCTCCCGTTCTTGGACCAACTAAGCTTGCTGTTGTCCCCTCTCCTTGCCTGCTGCCCATCCTTCTGTTGGTCTTTGCAGGCAGGTCGGTCACTGTAGACCCGCCACTGGCACATCATGGCCTTCCCATACATCTTTTCTTCGAAAAGCATTAGAAACGCAGCTTAAGTGCTTTCACTGAGCTTTACATTCTCTTTTTCCGCTGCTGACAGCGGCTAGGTAACAAAGAAATTGTAATTTCTCTGTATGGGGGTTTCGTATACTTTCGTGGCTCACCACACGAAAACCCCTAAAAGTCTACCTTTTTACAATCTTCTTCGTTTTTTTCTTGACCACTGGCTTTAGAGAGTACATAGCCTGGTAGCACGCCTCTGATACAAGCAGCTTGACCTGCTCGGGGCTATAGCTGCGCTATCTAGCCTGTCACACCCCTTTTCTCTCGTCAAATAgtacacattttttaaaaaatatataaaaatacgACTATAGAAGATAAACAAATAAGTTTCGAGTTTCAGGTGTATTTCTTGCTTATTTTTAATTGATAGCTAACTAGTGACCCTGTTGTTCTTGTGGTGTATCTCTTTTCCAGCTGAAGTGACAGTTGCAAATGGTACTTGGAAAATGCGCTTGAGCGGTTTATATAGAAATGGAACATTCGACTGTTGGCTGGATACGCGGGGGTGTTCCACATTTCACTGTCCAAAACATTAAATACATCTAACAAATATATATCCAGAAACCTGTGTATTTCtgataatgtatttattttatgtgTAAATAGCAAACAACAATCAAAACGACTGGCTAATCTAGCTGGAATTATGTAAACACCAAACCTTTCAGACGGGTAATAGACTAGTCCAATTATTTTTGTGACGTTTAGGGTGCATCGTTACATTGGACTTAATCCCGTTGCACACGTACTGCACGAAAAAGTTTGGTGTTGACACCAGTGTAGCCAGTTTACAGAATAAAGAAACCCTCGATCCACTCACTGACTGTTACATTTTCTTCTGTCAAATGGACACTGATACAGTCTTATAGGCTCGTAacgtgcctagttaaaggttaaataaaaatacaataaataataGCAGAGCAATTGTTCTGGAAACAACAGGCATGCCCACCAAAACACAAAAAGTGTCAACACACTAAATGTGAATTGTAGCCTGTTTCTCAAATATTGTTGTTTACAATACCAATGTTGCTAGTGATATTCATAAAAACATTGACATAAAAACAATATTTGATCCACTTTTTTATAGAGATGTTTTCACAGACCCCGGATTCAATATCCCTGTAAACTGTGGGGCTATATGCCATAGAGAATGATACAGAAGCAGCTCTATATATTTCCTATTATGGTGTCTGTgagagcatgggcagcgccattgaggcattctccattttgaagtagtcaattttCTTCTTCACGATTGGCGGATCCCTCTAAATGACCCGGTTGGACATGACTctaacagg from Oncorhynchus keta strain PuntledgeMale-10-30-2019 chromosome 21, Oket_V2, whole genome shotgun sequence encodes:
- the wu:fb55g09 gene encoding uncharacterized protein wu:fb55g09 — encoded protein: MLFEEKMYGKAMMCQWRVYSDRPACKDQQKDGQQARRGDNSKLSWSKNGRRQHGYRGKRGRVHGHHHHHPHHPSQFYKQNRPPRTMTSLRPVNIKGNRAPGMRAPRNTNQFLMHEKYQMMHMRSDSIGTDSGSDCETDFTDMDSYLGVLENARGALLDSPDLTTTAARFFPRQLAKCQQFPFFNLGDLYQEEQESNSMQYFPSDNDVMQSEDFMQKDYNDFCDTFSGTEPPIDM